One region of Drosophila subobscura isolate 14011-0131.10 chromosome J, UCBerk_Dsub_1.0, whole genome shotgun sequence genomic DNA includes:
- the LOC117895004 gene encoding mucin-5AC-like: MRFILLVLINFALACLILARANTEELHKQQISHDEASLKGKTNKAAVKLEPPTTPSHLSFFLRHLSTTRAPTTAAGASKKRLSTVSAAKSELTSPTKASKHPESKINKGIVYQTTNKNELKGTTKVHTKIAGNRTTPSTREHSKTTSKMSDKPTSKSKVKAIKHGSKAPMKHDSKAPIKTETKSNSKHEYKTTAKSEAKATARTPTRSDTKSHSSHKPIAKASNKIAVKPTHKSDIKAAKNDPEATPKTHTKPATSSAKTNTKLTTKIDAKPTRRPYSKSQQHDTKAKSDAKAPKSDNKPTTKTDTKPHPKQESATTTKSDLKSSTNAPTMIETTATPNINKATPDSTKATGPNTSSTPTKTETTAKPRAEVESTTQGDIKPTTSNAPTVMDTKPTTPSTNKDTTKHAESKSDHVPVAKTHSKTDSKTHSKTASKSHAKTDTKAHSKAHPKANSKAHSMNHLKTDTKSHSKAHGHVKNEQKTHAKAHAKPHSKTQSKTHPKSHSKPHAKSHSKAHTKAQPPHKTDTTKAPAKTQKNRRSSNETAVLKPDVISAGNGSNWKLLETPKPEMITTPVAHIKAEGLSPTPTTAPVKGETISTATASAPVQAKILSTTLAASSVKGQILSTTPVVALVQGDILHTPTVASPLGGKILSTTPAASAVKGQILPTTPVAPVKGKIISAAPAASAIKGVILSTTPAAPLKSPSISTTLPASTTGRPVLEGFALVEASSLQEVDLAIHKMMESTTADIKNKGFR, translated from the exons ATGCGTTTCATCCTCTTGGTTTTGATCAACTTTGCGCTCGCCTGCCTGATCCTGGCGAGGGCCAACACGGAGGAGCTGCACAAGCAGCAAATTTCCCATGACGAAGCCTCACTGAagggcaaaacaaacaaagctgCAGTCAAGTTGGAGCCACCGACGACGCCATCTCATTTGAGTTTCTTTTTGCGGCATTTGTCCACGACCAGAGCACCGACCACAGCGGCAGGCGCGTCCAAGAAGCGCTTGAGCACAGTTAGTGCAGCCAAATCTGAGCTCACCTCACCCACCAAAGCATCCAAGCATCCAGAGAGCAAGATCAACAAAGGAATCGTTTATcagacaacaaacaagaaTGAGCTCAAGGGAACCACGAAAGTCCACACAAAGATCGCTGGAAACCGCACGACGCCCAGCACTAGAGAACACAGCAAAACCACTAGCAAAATGAGCGACAAGCCCACCTCCAAGTCGAAGGTAAAGGCCATCAAACACGGGTCCAAGGCGCCAATGAAGCATGACTCTAAGGCACCGATAAAGACGGAAACAAAATCCAACTCCAAGCATGAATACAAAACGACGGCAAAGAGCGAAGCAAAGGCCACAGCTAGGACTCCCACAAGGAGCGATACAAAATCCCATTCCAGCCACAAACCAATCGCCAAGGCTAGCAACAAGATCGCCGTGAAACCCACCCACAAATCGGACATCAAGGCTGCTAA GAACGACCCAGAGGCCACACCAAAGACCCACACAaaaccagccaccagcagcgccaaaacaaatacgaaGCTCACCACCAAGATCGATGCAAAACCCACCAGAAGACCTTACAGCAAGAGCCAACAGCACGACACCAAGGCAAAGTCCGACGCGAAGGCTCCAAAGTCCGACAACAAGCCAACCACAAAGACAGACACTAAACCTCATCCCAAACAGGAGTCTGCGACAACCACGAAGAGTGATTTGAAGAGCAGCACCAATGCGCCAACAATGATCGAGACAACGGCAACCCCAAACATCAACAAGGCCACACCCGACAGCACCAAAGCCACGGGGCcaaacaccagcagcacaccCACAAAGACCGAGACAACAGCAAAGCCTAGGGCAGAGGTTGAGAGCACCACCCAAGGTGACATCAAGCCCACAACCAGCAATGCCCCGACTGTGATGGACACAAAACCCACCACACCAAGCACTAACAAAGACACCACAAAACACGCCGAGAGTAAGTCCGATCACGTGCCAGTCGCCAAAACACATTCCAAGACGGACAGCAAAACCCACTCCAAAACTGCCTCCAAATCTCACGCCAAGACAGACACCAAAGCACATTCCAAGGCGCACCCCAAGGCGAACTCCAAGGCGCACTCTATGAACCACCTAAAGACGGACACCAAGAGTCACAGCAAGGCACATGGCCATGTCAAGAATGAGCAAAAGACCCACGCCAAGGCACACGCCAAGCCCCACTCCAAGACCCAATCGAAGACTCATCCCAAGAGCCATAGCAAGCCACACGCCAAGAGTCACTCCAAGGCACACACCAAGGCGCAGCCTCCCCACAAGACGGACACCACCAAAGCCCCTGCAAAGACTCAAAAGAATCGCCGCTCCAGCAATGAGACTGCTGTGCTCAAGCCGGATGTAATCAGCGCAGGCAACGGATCTAATTGGAAGCTACTGGAGACACCCAAGCCAGAAATGATAACAACGCCTGTGGCTCATATCAAGGCAGAAGGATTATCCCCTACGCCTACAACTGCTCCTGTCAAGGGAGAAACAATTTCCACTGCGACCGCATCCGCTCCTGTCCAAGCAAAAATATTATCCACAACTCTCGCAGCTTCTTCTGTCAAGGGACAAATATTATCCACAACGCCAGTGGTTGCTCTTGTCCAGGGAGATATTTTACACACTCCGACTGTAGCTTCTCCCTTGGGAGGAAAAATATTGTCCAcaactccagcagcttctgctgTCAAGGGACAAATATTACCCACTACGCCCGTGGCTCCTGTCAAAGGGAAAATTATATCCGCAGCTCCCGCAGCCTCTGCCATCAAAGGAGTAATTTTATCCACAACTCCCGCAGCTCCTCTCAAGAGTCCATCCATTTCTACGACTCTGCCTGCCAGCACCACAGGTCGTCCCGTGCTTGAGGGCTTCGCTCTAGTCGAAGCGTCGAGCCTGCAGGAGGTGGATCTTGCCATACACAAAATGATGGAAAGCACCACGGCGGACATCAAGAATAAAGGATTTCGCTGA